The DNA sequence GTTTTCTGCCATTTAAGCATGAAAAATGACCTTAATGATTAATTTATTGTCAAAGTATCTGGTGATTATTTTTCTAATTCTAATTTCTTTAGTGGACTTATCATTACAGCTGTAAGAAGCTCTATGTTTGGGATGGAGGGATAAGATCTACGTCTCCAGAAGGAACTTATTAGCTTGGAGCTGAGGGACACGAACAGATCAGAGAGTTTTACAGACAacaacacactaacacatagctggttttggtcttttcgtGGGATTCATTGATAACAACAAGGGTTTGGATCGTCTGCAGCCTCATtcttcaacaaaataaaagttaaaaaaacgcattaaataaacaaatcacCCCTCCGTCCAGGCCCCGCGGTCTACCAAGAGACATTCTGATCCCTCGCCCAAATTATTATCCAATTATCCATTCAAATCTTTGTACTCCAgggagtgtgttgtgtgtctgtgttcccCTGTAGGTGACATAAAGAAGGGATTACCTCTTTGTGCCCTCTGAACCTTTGCATTCCTCCTCTCCACATGCAACCATGGCCTCCAGCCCCACCAGCCCAACACACAAGGGGGGCAAACTGCCTCGGTCAGGGGTTTTCTTTTGACAGTAAAATGCTTACAGGCACGCCCGGGGGGGCCGACGGGTGTTTCCAGGCTGTGCGACGACCCGCTGGCGTTGGCACGGGCCGACTGTGATGACGACGGGCTTTCTATTGTGCCGTGAGCCTCCACGTTCGGCCTTTGCCAGAGTATAAAAGCTTGGGGTCGAGCGTTGGAGGCACCAGCACGAGCCAGCCTCCCACACACGGCACTGCAAGCTTTACTCACGCAGgtaaggacacacacagacacacacacacacacacacacacacacacacacacacagacacacacacacacacacacacagacacacacacagcaggacatCCAGAGCCAGGGCCCTCTCCCTGCACAACACACCCGGGAAAAACACCCTCAGCCTGgctgggtgggtggggggggggggagccaaAACACAAGGGCCCAAATAAACCCCCCGCATAAACACAACACGGGGTTTTAGTTAGAGCTGCAACGAGAAGTCGATTGTTGGAAAATAACAGGCAACGATTTCGATAGTCGAGTCGTTTTTCATGCAACAACGGCTGAAATTTCAGTTTTCAGCCTCTCAAATATAGAgatttctctgctttttttctggtttataTCACATTAAGTTGAATATTTTTGGGTTTTCGACTGCCAAAACTAGACATCTAACAACATCAAGGGACACTTTTCAcaatttgttgacattttatcgACCAAATGATGAATCGATTAATCAGTAGAATCGTTTTTCATGgcagaaaatgctgtttttagcctttaaaaTATGAAGGTTTTATATCATACTTGAACAAAGACATTAATAGACATCGGgtgacattatttttttttgtatttacggacatttgtcaaaaaagtaatttttcacATTGAAGGGCAGAAAATGCCGTCTCCTGTCACTCAAATATGGagataaatattatattaaactgaatatctttgggttttggactgacaaaacaacacatttaaagacattaacTTGGACTTTGAGAAAGTGGGAGTGACATTTATccatattttctgacattttaaagcccAGACATTAATCGATAAAAGAAAACGATCATTATTTGCAGCCCTAGTTTTAATCCAACCCCATAAACAGACCGTCCCTCCGAGCCACGTTTCTTCTCCTTCCCTTTCCCCGTCTGCCACGCTGTCACTTTCCATCGACAcctctatttctgtctttccctccatctcttcccCAGACTCTCCTGAAGCCCCTCACCATGTCTCAGACCGCCAAGTCCGCCTCCAGCCAGGGCACCGACGCCAAGGACAAGGGAGCCCCCGCCCCCGCTGCCTCCAGCAAGGCCACCAAGACCGGAGAGCCCGGCATGGGATCCTACAGAGTGAGTCTCGGCTGTCCTTTCCACCcaatcttatttatttaaagcgCAAAAGACAACGTATCCTCCCATCCAGACTGGCAGACAACTTCCCAGAGCTGCAAATAGGAGGTTTTTAATACCACAGTGGAGGAATACTCTGATACAAGTACACGTCCTGcagtaaaaaatgtgatttaagtTAAAGTACCAGCATCAAAATATTGgcagagtagaagtataaagtagcagaaaatggaaatattcagtacaagtaccttaaaaaGGCAACTAAGTATTAGTGGAGGAATACTCTGATACAAGTACACGTCCTGCagtaaaaaatatgatttaagtTAAAGTACCAGCATCAAAATATTGgcagagtagaagtataaagtagcagaaaatggaaatattcagtacaagtaccttaaaaaGGCAACTAAGTATTAGATGGATAGAGTATTAGATAGATAGAGCTGCAAAGAGTAATagcataaaaaggaaaacacttaTTTAGACACTTAGATTAAATACATCACAGccatatttccttttttgttttgtttttaagattttttagcCCTTTATTTACATGTGACTTAAGTGAACGGACACTTTAAAGGCAGCTTTTCATTGAGGTTTTTGCTCTAcattactttaatgtttttattccaattaattaattaaagtagaATATTAGAGTAGGCCTCCAAGTATGAAGTAGCATGAAAGAAAAATACTCGGATAAATACACTTTCTGACACAGATTCTTGAGGCCAATTTAGAGTTGAAATAATTCATGAAACGGCAACAATGAATTGCTTAATGATTAAAATGCAGagattttttgtgactgttgcAAAGATCCTTGATTACGcggcaaaaataaaaaaattctatgGAATTTCCGGGATATTTATGCCGTTTTATTTGCATGATTGtgaagtaaacacaacatttttccacTTTCTGCCAAgacatttgtgacttttttgcaacaGAAATGCGGGAATTATAAAATCCTGCCGGGATTTCATCATCAAGCTCCGCATTATTTTGTGCATAAATTGGCAAATTTTCCGGCAGAAGTGCAGcgtctttgaaaaaatgtggtCCCCCGcataaatatgcagactttggctgattataTGTTGCAATCGCATAATCACGTTTTTctggagggttagggttaaattAATCGCCGACTGTTTAAATGATCGATTAATCAAGTccatttttttgggaaaagAGTAAAACGTGTGTGATTGccgcttcttaaatgtgaatatcttctagtttcttctctcctctgtcacaGTAAGCTGaacattttgggcttttgggGAAACCCTGATCCATAGTTTCCACAATTTTTGGAAATTTTAGAGACCAATCCATTAATCTAGAGAATAATCCGGACATTCGACAATGAAAGCAATCTTTACTTGCAGCCCTATACTCAGTGTTGAAAGAATAtttagaaagtgtgtgtgttgtgtaagcAGGTTGATCCTCTGGGAGAGCATGTGGCCTTTTAATGAAACATAACaagccctgttttttttttggtggggggggggggggggggggggggggcatgctgTTATAACCTGTGATGTTGCCTCTGTGTGCAGATCATGATGTTCGACCAGGAGAACTTCCAGGGCCGGATGATGGAGGTCCAGAATGAGTGTATGAACGTGTGTGACCGTGGCATGGACAGAGTGCGTAGCATCATTGTGGAGTGCGGCCCGTAAGTGGACACACAGACTCGGTGTACGGACGGATTGGTTTCGCTTGTTGTCTTTCCTCTAATTGTCCTCTCCTGTCCCTCTGCAACCCCCTGTGCGCCCGGCGGACGCCCTCTTCCAGCTTTGTTGCCTACGAGCAGACTAACTTCCGTGGGGAGATGTTCATCCTGGAGAAGGGAGAGTATCCTCGCTGGGACACCTGGAGCAACTCCTACCGCAGTGACTGCCTCATGTCCCTCAGGCCCATCCGCATGGTACAGTTACACCGGTATCATCTCGTATTAGGGCCAAAAGTCACAGTCAAGACTGCTGCGTTTCacgaaagatgttgcatttagtGAACTTGACCCTTGTATTAGCTTCACTTTCGGGagttatttggggttttaaaaataagtctgaaataacattttcctCCATAATCTATTAACGtgtattgtctttatctcaattccaaacagctgagataacatatatgtttaaggaatgcatcagtctctactagcacactattaaacatggaagtggggttttttgtcataagttataattcatgttaaaaatccactatggaaacaacataagtgtcatatccagaataatgctCTGAGTCAGggatacatgtttatcacaggaaatcaggaaaggacgctgatttcacgaagaaaaaatttaacttgttccatttttcttcttgtaaaaatctgaaatgggtcaatttgacccggaTACCACACACGGGTTAAAAAACTGTGAAACCGcgaaacacc is a window from the Etheostoma cragini isolate CJK2018 chromosome 16, CSU_Ecrag_1.0, whole genome shotgun sequence genome containing:
- the crybb1 gene encoding beta-crystallin B1 is translated as MSQTAKSASSQGTDAKDKGAPAPAASSKATKTGEPGMGSYRIMMFDQENFQGRMMEVQNECMNVCDRGMDRVRSIIVECGPFVAYEQTNFRGEMFILEKGEYPRWDTWSNSYRSDCLMSLRPIRMDSMEHKICLYELSDFKGNKMEIQEDDVPTLWAHGFCDRVGSVRVPGGAWVGYQYPGYRGYQYLFECGDYRHYNDFCAYQPQIQSMRRIRDMQFHQRGCFTFTSASK